The genomic segment ATATATGAGGTTATAAATTAAGTAAATTCAATTTTTTTAAACAAAAAACTTTTTTTACTAGTTTTTTAATATTCCTTATTACCACTACGTCTTATTAAATACTTTAATCTACTAGATACCATTTTAATACCAACCTCATTATCTTTTCCACGAGGAATAATAACATCAGCATATCTTTTTGATGGTTCTACAAATTCAAGGTGCATAGGTTTTACTGTTCTAATATATTGTTCCTTTATATTATCAAAACTTCTACCTCTTTCTTGTATATCTCTTTCCATTCTTCTTAATAATCTAATATCATCATCAGTATCAACAAAAATTTTCATATCTAAAATATTTCTAATTTTTTCTATTGCTAAAATTAAAATACCCTCTACTATAATTATAGATTTAGGGTCTATTCTTTCAGTTTCTTTAGTTCTATTATGTTCAGAAAAGTTATATATTGGTTTATCTATACTTTCATTTCTACTCAACATTAAAATATGTTCTTCTAATAAATCAAAATCAATAGAATTTGGATGATCATAATTTAATTTAACTCTTTCTGAAAAAGATAAATGATCATTTTTCTTGTAATATGAATCTTGCTCTAGCAATACAACATCATTGCCATTTTTCATTAAATCTTCTAAAACTGCATTTGCAACTGATGTTTTCCCACTTCCTGTACCACCTGATATTCCTATAATTATCGGTTTTTGCATGTTTTTCCTCCTTATAATAAAAAAACTTGATATTCTCAAGCTTTTTAACCTTTAATCACTATATTATACCTAATAATTTAATTACTTCTATAGTATCTTTGGTTGATATTAATTTTTCCAAAATTTCTTCTTCATATGAAAGTTTTGAAATTTTTTGTAATAAGTCCAAATGTTCTTTTTTTGTATTTTCAGGTGCAGCTATCATAAAAAATAGTTTAGATGATTCTTCATCAAAAGAATCAAAGTCTTTACCCTCAGGAACAATAGCAAGTGCTAACGCCAACTTATTTATCGCAGGAGATTTTGCATGTGGAATTGCAATACCATCTTGCATACCAGTAGAAGTTAAATTTTCTCTTTCAATCAAATCTTCAATAAAAGTATCAAACATTCCCTCTTTAACAACATCATTAGATTTTAAAAATAGCTGTGCCATTTCTTTTATTATATCTTCTTTTGTTTCAGATTTTAATTCAAAAACTATTCTATCTTTAGTTAAAAAATCAACTATTCTCATTTAATCATACCTCTTTATTTTTTTTAATATATCTAATAATACTTCTTCTATACTCATTTCACTTAAATTATATGTCACATAGCTTTCATCTTTTTTAAACCAAGTTAATTGCCTTTTAGCATAATTCCTACTCTTTTGCTTTAATAAAGATATGCTCTCTTCTAAACTCATTTCTCCAGAAAAGTATAAAAAAAGCTCTTTATACCCTATAGCCTTACTATTTGGATATTTTTCATATATTTTTTTAGCCTCATCAAGTAAACCATTTTTTATCATAATATCTATTCTTTTATCAATAATATCATATAGTTCTTCTCTATTCCTTGTTAAAAAAACTTTCAAAAAATTATAGTTATTACCTTTTACATTATTACTTGTAATCTCACTAACTTTTTTTCCTGTAAGCATACAAACTTCAACTGCTCTAACCAGTCTTGGTTTATTATCCTTATCTATTTTATCATACATTTCTATATCAAGTTTTTTTAAAATTGAGGCTAATTCAACTATACTTTTTTCTTCTAATTCTCTTCTTAAAGTATTTTCTTTTTCTGGCAATTCAGAAAAACCATCAGTTACAGATTTTAAATATAGTCCTGTGCCACCTACTAAGATATAGTTTTTATTATTTTCATTTAATATCTTATTTACTGCTTTTTCATATTCTCCAACAGAATAATCTTCATCAGGATTTACTATATCCAACATATGGTGTATAACTCCATCTTTTTCATCTTCTGTAATTTTAGCCGTACCTATATTCATTTCTCTATAAATTTGCATGGAATCAGCTGATATAATCTCAGCATTTA from the Streptobacillus ratti genome contains:
- the miaA gene encoding tRNA (adenosine(37)-N6)-dimethylallyltransferase MiaA — encoded protein: MNFLMSSRAVVIAGPTGVGKTKLSIMLAKKINAEIISADSMQIYREMNIGTAKITEDEKDGVIHHMLDIVNPDEDYSVGEYEKAVNKILNENNKNYILVGGTGLYLKSVTDGFSELPEKENTLRRELEEKSIVELASILKKLDIEMYDKIDKDNKPRLVRAVEVCMLTGKKVSEITSNNVKGNNYNFLKVFLTRNREELYDIIDKRIDIMIKNGLLDEAKKIYEKYPNSKAIGYKELFLYFSGEMSLEESISLLKQKSRNYAKRQLTWFKKDESYVTYNLSEMSIEEVLLDILKKIKRYD
- a CDS encoding PTS sugar transporter subunit IIA; this translates as MRIVDFLTKDRIVFELKSETKEDIIKEMAQLFLKSNDVVKEGMFDTFIEDLIERENLTSTGMQDGIAIPHAKSPAINKLALALAIVPEGKDFDSFDEESSKLFFMIAAPENTKKEHLDLLQKISKLSYEEEILEKLISTKDTIEVIKLLGII
- the udk gene encoding uridine kinase translates to MRRKNMQKPIIIGISGGTGSGKTSVANAVLEDLMKNGNDVVLLEQDSYYKKNDHLSFSERVKLNYDHPNSIDFDLLEEHILMLSRNESIDKPIYNFSEHNRTKETERIDPKSIIIVEGILILAIEKIRNILDMKIFVDTDDDIRLLRRMERDIQERGRSFDNIKEQYIRTVKPMHLEFVEPSKRYADVIIPRGKDNEVGIKMVSSRLKYLIRRSGNKEY